GCGCATGGGGTAGCCATGTAGAGCATGACGTAGTGACTTACTGCCATAGAGCCTCTGGGCTCACTAAGTATTTGCCTGAATGCTGGTGAATGCATTCTGCCAGCTGATAGGGGTAGACCAGCGTTATGCCAGAATGCCAACATTCCTGCctttttgcttattataaaaaGGTGAGGGGTTAAAGGAGATAGTGGGTGAGACAGGGATGAGGGCACAGATTTCTTAAAATGGCTTCCAGCTGAAGTAGCTGGAGTAGCTGATTGTTTCACTGCTGTGTCCTGGCTCTGTGGAAATGTGTGCCCTGTGCACCTGGTGAGATGCTGTTCACGGTGATTCCAAGTTGActtcctggaacttacaagaattctTTGAGTTTGTGGAAAGATATGTTTtagatgcatttaaaaaaaaaaaaaaaaaaagacagccaaAGGGAATTTAAAATCCTGAGCTGTGGCTGTGATAATATAGTGTTATAGTATTCTGTCAGAACTAGTCTAGCAGCTCACAGAATTCCATCGCTTAGtgtttgttagacccccggaaaactcaggcttccagggtcttagcccaggacctcggtcaccccattcaccaggcagattcgagagcttgctgcaaactgcatgaggctttattgttgtttaacaagctaacctaaccccatgttagctcgggtctttcacccacacgccatggcggatggctagcaaagacagctcgaaggggctgcagagagatcttatagggcagcgtaagggaagtgtctaggggtacgcacaggctcaggattggtgtgcctccaggcttggagggcttgccctgtgttgattggccaattggttgttatggcccatagccctcccagggtggttgctatgctgtgcacttgtccataaagcacacccagatccgtaaagcataacgccaccagttaacttctgattggttccttgccacgaggcagggatctgactttctagtgactaggacaaggtcagacaagctgttatggctgccaaaatagggagctggtcccttcatgtttACATTATGGACAGTAACATAGCTAGAAAGAGGAATCTAGAATATGCTTCATTCTTTTATACACCCCAAGGCTCTTTCTTCTTATTACCAGTTAGCTTTTTTATCTTCACAAAAGCAAACCTTAAAGCACCTGTTCCTTCCCCATCACCACCGCATCATCTTGATACCCAGGAGACACAGATGGTTAATTTCTGAGGGCATTAACAGTAAGGAATGTATTGAAATCTGTTCTGTGAGTCTTCTTTTTGAGTCTGGGGGTGTGGATGTGTCTGGGTGTTGTTTCTTACCACCTGGGCACGTTTGATAGTCTTGCACCTCCCACTCTGTGGCACGTGACATAGGGATGTACTCCATAGAGCCCCTGGGTTGAAAAAGTATTTGCCTGAATGCTGGTGAACAGGATGTGTTCACCGCCTGTCAACAGCAAGTTGACAGGGGACAGGGCAGCATTATGCCAGAATGCCAACAGACCCAGCAGCTtcacccagacatacatgtaggcaaatatcaatgcacataaaataaataaattatattaaaagtaGTGTAAATCCTGAGCACAGGAAAGGTAGGCCAGGCTAAGAAATGACTCTTGGTGGCTTATATCCAATGCATTTGACTTCCTGCTGAGGTCTGGATGTGTGTCCCCTGAAGGGCCTTATGTAATAGCTGGATCCCCAAGGTGGTGGCATTGGGAGATGCAGGTGAGGTCTTATGTTATTGGCCACACCCTCGTTAGATAATGGGGGACCCAGCCTCTCACTTTACTTCCTGCCTTGAAATCTGACTGCTCATGGTAGCACGTGTTCCCAGGACTTCCATCTGCTGCCTTTACCAGCACCAGGCAGTCTTGGGCACCATGCCTCCAAACCGCCCAAACTGGAAGCGAAATAAACATTCTGTCTTACGTTACATCAGGTATTTCGTTATAGTAACTCTTAGCTGACTAGAATACTTAacaatattttcaattttcaatgattttatttgtatataatcTGACTGTAAGTTGAAGAGCATCACAGCGAATGTAAGTTGGGggacacattcaaaccacagggGTGAATACAGTCATTCAGGATTGGGGTAGCTCTGGAGACCTGTGGCATGACAATCTGTACATCAGTAACATATAGTTGCATACTTGGAAATTGTTgggaatgggtgtgtgtgtgtgtgtgtgtgtgtgtgtgtgtgtgtgtgtgtgttagaaaaaCCTGGTTAATAGGCAATACATTTGCCTTAGTAAATTGTTTCTAGTCCATGTGAACTGGCTtcttttctatagctgtgatgaaATGCCCTGCCAAACATCAGCTTTTgggggaaagggtttgttttggcttaggGTTCAGTGaggctttctctgtcctgccagctagTTCCCAAATAATACATGGagacttctttttaattatgaaagctcagcccatagcttaggcttgttcctaactagctcttacaacttaacctaACCCGTTTATAGTAATCTATCTcttggcattacctctcttccatcttgcacctcctgtttcctccctgtCTGGCTGGTGTGACTCtaccccttcttctccccagagttccctccctccctcccccccctctctctcttagcCTGGAAGTATTGCCTGtatctcctgcttagctattggatgtgtagctttttttttttccgtcaCAAATAAGACTTTTTATTTGTGACTATTAAAAATCTGGATTTTAAACAGATTCTTGGACTGGTGGTTCATATCCATCAGCTTGTTCAACTTTAGCACCTGTCTCATCACCAGTAGTTTTTCCAGAACTACCTCCTTCACCATGGAGCTCCATGAGTTTTCCCAATTCAAACTTGGGTTTCTTcagcatttttacttttctaactAAGACATCATGAAGAGGATAAATGGACTGGCAAGCCTTTTCTATGTCTTTCCCAATGCTGTCTGGAATCAATTTATTaactgtaggaagccggttcctgtatcctccattacaataataggtgcctgaagacaccaagatgtaaattacttcacaggcgctgggtaatctccattcctttgatctctgcctatcccgtggctcattttgcctgaggagctaaagccattcatagggtaacatatcccaggcggctggtcagcctttataagggatggttttcttggatccgagtgtcccgtgtatgatttcttgctggcgagaaatacagagcgcgcgggacatatggtgccgaaacccgggaacatatgaacatctccagcaccgcggagacccctctaacgaggtGGATTCAGAACtacagggtggtaaattcggagaggtatgatttttctggactttggcttgggaatgttgctattgtgggaggttaatatagaggcttctatgcttttactaggagctattttgacttttctcactgttgtagcaatcttaaagaagtccagaattacatatcagaaaccgaatgtggtgagagatggggcgcgcctaacaataaaatataagaaaaaaggacctcccgggatgtctagtgacaagggagtgaataatttgttaagagaaacaacaataaataagaaaaaaggacctcctgggATGTCTACTAACAAGGGAGTAAATAATTTATTAGATAATtctataaataagtttaaagctttaaatcttgatagctctgatgactctaaaagctcaagaAATGGGGTTTTAAAAGGAACAGCTCAGCTggatgagggagagacagagaaggagggagagagaatagggAATGGccggtcacaccccggtaaatttagGAGAGATGAGGACTCAAAACCTAGCCTCTGCCCTACAACGAAACTGAAAGCCTTGGAGCTGAgcagctcagactctgagattttagactctaGCAAGAAAGCAGAGCTAGAGAAAGAAGCAGCACGATACCACCCCGATAGATATCGGCTGCCAAAAATGCCAGCGGGTGtgcttccatcagcacccccactatttggtaccgactcctttttaCCATCAGAGGAGCGGAgaaaattacagatggctttcccagtctttgatagggGAAAAGGCCGTGCCTGCTATTCAACACTTCTTAAAGGCCTGGAATGCCTGGGGCTTTaaagcctcataaacattgacGCTCGGGCCAAGCGTCTCACCTCAAAACCTAAAAGGCcaaaaggaaatggtaaaatggaaagatatcttaactggtctttggagaggcccggatcctattctcataagatccaggggagcgatatgtgtttttccacaggatgaagaaaATCCTCTGTGGATCCCAGAAAGACTCACCCGAAGAGCCCCTTCAGACCTTCAAAAGTCGAAACTCCACCCACTCCTCGGGAATTGAGAGCCGCTAttgttatccagattaactcctgcCCTTGGCGGAGAGATTGTCACTGCttaaggggtgggggtgtgatTGTTTGATGCAGCCGTTTGCGGATTGCTGTTATTTTTGGCTGGTCTgtgagaaaaggggtgggggtgaaaTTGTTTGATGCAGCCGCTTGCGGATTGCTGTTACTTTTGACTGGCATGTAAGCTCCAGGGCTCAAACCAAGAGACCGCCCAAGCGCTTATattttggctaactatgctttagcaataggccgccggccagacagctcttgcacacccggagcctaggctcattgcacagggtagagtgtctggtctGGGCAGcccaaagagggatgctgagcaaaggcatcgcacagagttgcctattatgcaggcttctctgggaggtacgttgacctgcataagggttacctgccccgagaatccctttcccagaaaaacggcagaggaaaGGTCGAGagtacttcgggtcaagctaacagcctgatggtgactcccgtacacagtcttaatgtttgattttgggaaggtacaacctctacctctatccctcaacatatgggtgacctatttgcttgtaaaaatataaagccttatcattaattaataaaaaaagggggatatgtaggaagccggttcctgcatcctccattacaataataggtgcctgaagacaccaagatgtaaattacttcacaggcgctgggtaatctccattcctttgatctctgcctatcccgtggctcattttggcctgaggagctaaagccattcatagggtaacacgtcccaggtggctggtcagcctttataagggatggttttcttggtttagtgtctccgctctaGTCTCCGCTCTggaaagcttatgctctcccctcacaagatgcattaaagcttgtctgcagaaggatccgagtgtcccgtgtatgatttcttgctggcgagaaatacagagcgcgagGGACAATTAACCACTTCCTTCAAGTCATTGTCTGAACTTCTCGGGTCATGATTTCCATCATCTTGCAGATCTGGCGGACTTGCTGGCCCTGTGCATAGGAGGTCTTGCGTATCTGGTTGTTGCGTTTTTTTAGTGAAACCAACACAGAACAGACGGAGCAAATAACCATCGGTTGTCTTGACATCAACATGGGCTTCAATCATGGTCTGCCACTTTTTGACCATGGAACACATTTTGTCCCGGGTAAGATCCATGCTATGGAAGTTAGTCAGTTTTTGACCTGAACATCCTCAGTAATTAGCTTGAATTTTCTAAATGCAATTTCGTCATTCTGTAGATCAGCAAGGCTCACTTCAAACACACGACCCTTGAGGCCATCAGATGCAATTTTGGTTCCTTGAGTCTTCGTAACTAGTGTTTTCCCAATGTTTCTAATATTGAACATCGCAGGCGCTTTCACATCATACCAGTCTTTCTTCGAAAATGGATCAACCACTTTCTTCTTGGCTCCCTTATTGCGGTCTTTTGTCAGGCGCTTATTCTTGCCAAGCACCATGGTGCTGCTAAGAGAGCCGAAGGGCGGAAGTAGTACCCGGGCGAGAACTTACGCAAGCTGGGCGGGGAGCGCTCGgatgtttagctttttattacaccaatcacagcaataaattttcacacagtgtacaaatatcccacaacacatcACGGTGGGGCAGACATGGAAACAGATAGGGAAGCCGTCGGTGCAGTAAGCTAGCCCATCACATTGCAtcccacacaggaagcagagagcacagcAAGTTGGAGCAGCTATAAACCTCAAGTTTATAGCCTAAAACCTGCCCTTCCTCTACCAAGACTCACcccctaaaggttccataaccttccTAGATGGCACtgtcagctggggaccaagtgttcaaatataatGAGTCCACGGGGGACACTTTCATATTCAAATACCACCATCCAATAgaaaggtcacacacacacacacacacacacacacacacacacacacacacacacacacacaaatagaagcGTACTACTTACGGTTTACACAAATGACTCCTTTTTCTTCCAAGTGATTCAGGGTGGAAGCAAACATCACTGCCTGGTCCACCCGCAGACCTCAGAATAAAGAGCCCTGCAAACTGCTCCTTCTGAAGAAGTGGGCTCCACATTCATGCATCACTCACATTTCCTCCACACCTGACTTAGACTGAGGTGAGCTCTTGATTCTGAACAACCTCTATTTAATCTCTTCCTCCGGGACCTCTATTGCCTCCAAAAACTGAAGAAGAATTTAAAATCTGCAACCAAAAGTCTAAAGTATTAAATTGCAGCTAGCTGTGTTTTTTATGTTCATATGGAAATCAATTATGACTGAGCCAAGTCTGAGATTTATGGAAAAAGGGAGGGCGAGAAACCATGACCGAGGTAGTGGTGGCTGTCATGCAAACACTGACTCCATTCTTTTAGGTGCTGGTTTCTGCGGTTTGGATGAGGTATGGCTGCATGTGGGGATTTCTTTgttggctttggttttgtttatttgatttctaTCTTCTTTAGTGTTCTCTGGTGCTCCTGGATCTGTGGTTTGGTGTCATTAATCTTGGCTCATTCCAAAGCATtcttatttctaatattttgttttatctttttcttctagGAATTCACAACTTGTATGtaacatattttgttattttcccatggttctTGAATATTCTATTCTACCTTATCATcttttttgtgtttcattttaatttatacattttCCAAGTGATTGATTTTCAAGCTCCTGGATCAAAGTTCTTGACCATGCCAGTCTGTGGAAGGCAGTCATTTTTTGCTGGTGTTTGTTCTGTTGTGCATTTCCTCTTAAGTGCTTCATGGAGTCCTATTTCTGTGCTTATGTCCTGTTTATTTTCCACCACTAGATTCTTTAGAATATTAGTTACAACTCCTTTAAATTCCCCATTTGGTCATTCTGATTCATGCCATCTCTGAATCTGGTTCTGATGGTTGCTTTGTCTGCTCACGCAGTTTTTCTCTTGCCTTTCAGGATTTTTACGGCTGGGGACTGAAATCTGAACATATTTATGAGTAATAGGAACTGAAATAAACATTGTGTTTGAGAAATCAGCTGAAATGAAGGAaagattattttggctcacagtttcaaaggagAAACAGACCATAATAGCAGAAATGTGTATTTGAGCAGGAAGCCGGGTATGTGTTGGGGGCAGGGTGCCACACCCAATAGACTCCTCAAAGGTGAAAAGTGCCACATGCATGCTCCAAACTGTCCATACTTCCCAATAGTAGCAAACCAAACCTGTAGCATGTGAACCTTCAGGAAATATGTATGATGCAAACCCGTCATGGCTTAAGACAGAGGCCCTTGCTTCCTCCACATTCTGAAGGCTGAACTTTGATTTCTGACGTTATGTTTTTGTGAGCTTTTCCACATTACACATAAACCcatattttctttagttgtcTTGAGCAGATCAACCATTTAATCAAAAGGCCTGTGAATGAAGTTTATTGCCTTCCCTGACTCACAGCACCCTCAACTGCAGGAAGTAGGggtaaaataactttaaaatctATCAACTTGCATGCGATAACAAATAAGACTCAGAAAGAGAGCGAGCATACTCTGTTGGATTACTGCACTGTGGGTTATCGATCCTTTCCAATTTTCAGATCTATCTTCACTATAAGGGAAGGTGAATAATAATTAGTAAGAAgtgacaaagaaaaataagtagcCTCTAAAACTGGGACAGGGAAGAAACTTTCCAGTGACTAAGAATGCTATGCCCACACCAGCTTGAACATGCAACAGCTGAAtgcataaaatttaatttctttgaaaTGCTGTCAATCATTAATCTTTTTCAGTACGATCACATTGCTTTTCAGTGATGAGGCCTGTATGTGGTAGGCCAGCACCATAGTTGAACTAAGTCCCCAGCTTACTGATCCTTCACTTTAAGACGGCCCAAATCATCTATTTCTAAGTTACCTATTCAAAATAGAACTAAAGCACCTGTTCTAACATTTGTTCTGTCTGCCTAGCATCCTGCTTTTCCCTATGACTACACACCTTGGGAACTGGTCTTTCCCTAGCTCCAAGTGTCACTCACAGAACCCCCACACCTTGTAGGGACCCCAAGCCTGTCGGGTAAGCCAGTTTGAGTGCTTCCTTGAATTTTCAGCTTTGAATCTGTGGAGATGGGGCAGTTCTTCCTCTGCTAGGTGCCACAGGCTGCCTATCATGAACTACGTGGAGAAATCCAGtaagtggaagccagaggcagaggatccGGATACAAAGGGAAACCTCTTGGGATTTGTGCTCTTAACAGAGCCTGtccttccatctttctccctGTGTGGTTAGATGGGCCAGCAGTTCTTTCTGGTTCTTACATGTGCCATTTCTAGACAAGATGCCTATGTGATACAGAAGTTGACAGAATGGGCTTTTGTCTTGTTTGAAGTTGGTTCCTAACATCAAAAGTGTTATCTTCCAGTATAAGCAGAAAAGTCAACAGAAAAATACCTCAAGGCACACTTCTGCAAAATGGCAAAGAGAACACtaacttgaagaagaaaggacttaaaatgaaaatacagaggATCTTCCCATCAGAGCCTTATCCTCACTGTCCCACGAAAGTGTCTATAAAATGCAGGTATCTGTCACTGAACTGACCTATAGAAAGTGCTTACAACTTCTAAAATAGTACTATTTGAATTGAGTATGGATCATGCATCACTTTTAGGAACAGTGACTTGAGATTTATTTTCTAATACCTCTTAGGCTcgatttttcctttgtaaaatggGGTTGCTATTGTTTGGGGGCTCGTGATTTAACCTAAAGCGATCCTATCAGAACATGAAGGACTGCCAGCCAGTGAACATTATTTATGAGAGTTGGCTTGTATTTGTGGTTTTGTGAAGAAAATTTTCTACAGAGAACAGTGAGGTTCCTGCATGTAGAACTACCAAAGAGCAAATCTTGTTTATGCCTGTATCTCAGTCACTGATCTATTGCTGTGAAAtggccatgaccaaagcaactcttataaaagaaggcatttaattaggggcttgcttacaatttcagagagtTGGTCCACGGTCATCTTGGCAGGAAGAGAAGCAGgtgggcatggtgctggagaagagctgagagaTTTAcaccctgatccacaggcagcaggcagagagagactgagactggggtgggtttttgaaacctcaaagcccccacCCCtggtaacacacctcctccaacaaggccacactcactTCAACAAGTGCATaccacctaatccttcccaaacagttccattccctggtgactaagcattccaATATATGAGCTCGTGGGGGCTGTTCGCATGCAAACCTCCACACCTGCTGATGTCACCATCTTAAGGGAAGTTGACCCTTCAAACATCTGCATCCCATAAAGACCAAGGTGCACATGGATGAGGCTGAGAAGTGGCCTTATTATTCTTCTAGATAGGTCTCTACAGAATTTTTCTCCATACTTTTGATAATGATGTCACatgatttgttttgtgttagataaaaataacattaaacacTTGATCTTGCTAAGAGTAGAATAGTTTTCGGGCTTATACACACTTGTACTTCATTCTTTCAGGAGGCTAAAGTGGACAACAAAATCAATTGTCCCAAGGTTACCCTGTACTATCATATGTTCAGGTATAAATATTAATGTACTTTAACCCATGTCATCTACATTTTACACTCACAAATAACCCTATCACATCCAGTCTGTTTatgctatttatattttataaaacataccATAAATGACAAGCAAATAAATCAACCAAAACCTTATTTGAGCTTCATGGGACAATAACTATCATCCAGTATTTACTTCAAGTAGGATTATTAAAAGATGTTACATTTAGTATTCAACtaaccaaggaaatgaaatagaaagaaaaatagctgAGACACATCCTGGTTGTTGTTCAACAAGGGAAATTTCAATGCCCATcattttctgtcctgcccagaAGATGATACTAATGTTTAATGGACACTAAACATTTGATGCTACTCATCATCCTGATGCTGTCCCCGAATTATGGCAGTGCCTTGAGACACATTCAGTCGGGCTTAAGAATTCAActggaaagccaggcatggcggcAGCAATCCATGACAAGAAGTTTGCAGGCTTGAGTCCAGGCCTCAGACACCTTGCTTCCAAAACCAGTTTAATTTTAACAGGGATTTCAGAAAtggatttcctcctctcctcctctccctccttcttggAATCCACAACTTTTATGTAGcatattttgatattttcccATGGTTCTTGAATTTTCTAATCTGCTTTAtcatcctgcttctgcttccaaggTCCTAGGACTGAAGGTGGAAGCTACTAAGCCCAGATTTTTCCCCTTCACATTATTGTTATAaaaatgtacatatgtgtgttttgattgcatatatatatgcaatatatatataatgtattatgtgcatgcctgatgcccaagtAGGTCGGAAGAAAGCATCCGATCCCAACTGATGGATGTTTgtaaaccatcatgtgggtgctgggaactgaacttgtgtcctctgcaagagcaacaagtgttcttaatcactgaacaatctctccagcctggatgGCTATATTTTTGACTAATGCAATTAACCTgtcagatttttttcccccaaagaataACTTTGATTTTAGGGTAGAGGAAGTCTATACTCATCTAACCCTTAAACTGTCCAAAGAAGTAACTTCTATTCATTCTCCAGTATTCAGCACTTACTAGACCAGGTGCTACATGCACAGCTCCGGGTTGATGGCATCCTCTTAG
The DNA window shown above is from Cricetulus griseus strain 17A/GY chromosome 3, alternate assembly CriGri-PICRH-1.0, whole genome shotgun sequence and carries:
- the LOC100769276 gene encoding 40S ribosomal protein S3a-like, which encodes MVLGKNKRLTKDRNKGAKKKVVDPFSKKDWYDVKAPAMFNIRNIGKTLVTKTQGTKIASDGLKGRVFEVSLADLQNDEIAFRKFKLITEDVQVKN